The genomic region CCGGTTCCTCCGGTACCACATGCGGGTACCTGAGCAGCACCCGCCGGGGTCCATGGCCCGCCTCATATTCCCGGATCCGGAAATCGAGCTCCCGGATGCCGACCGGAACGTACCCGACAACCTCGGCGCTGACATTGATCCGTCGGTGCACGAAGTCCATGAACGGGTACTGGGCAAGCTCGTTGTTGTGGTGGTGGCCATGGATGATCCAGCCCTCGAAATCCGGGGGGGCGTCATCCGGGTTGTGCACCAGGAAGAAGCGCCTGCCCCCAAAGGTGAGCTCGGCACTCGGCACCCCCCCGGGCAGGACATCGTCATGGTTCCCGGTGATGAACGTGGCCTTCCCTCCCAGCTGATCCAGGTATCCGGTTACCGGGGGTGCTCCTCTCCCGTACCGCAGGTCCCCGACATGGTAGACCGGAGTATCCTCTCCCACCGTGAGGTTCCAGTTCCGGATGAGGACTGCATCCATTCCGGCGCAGTCTGAATAGACAAACGGGCGGGAGCAGTAGCGGATGATATTGGCATGGCCGAGATGCAGGTCGGCGATCACGAACAGGTCGTCCGGGTCCCTCTTTTTCGGAGTTTCAATCTCGAAACCCGCTGCCTTCCGGTACCTCCCCAGGGTCTCCTTCCACGGGCCGCTCTCATGGCTGTGATCGCCATAGATCCAGCGGTCATCCAGGAGATCGT from uncultured Methanoregula sp. harbors:
- a CDS encoding 2'-5' RNA ligase family protein, giving the protein MDDTYLIEIRLARTKWRIRNTIFAIAGAFRLEAFMERHPHITLFGPLVLNEGITPDELLAAIARTARGKGPVRFLINGWEMKKGMHGSVIAFAVTPSAALKDLTATLAGVLGPLSQSQNAWDSRPDAKWFHITVANRLDEKDASACFRKLTEKTTIPHSSSVTRHAGFFRRSIFQIRQILKMGKPEHFYPELLDGAGLRITVMQNENILAEYDLLDDRWIYGDHSHESGPWKETLGRYRKAAGFEIETPKKRDPDDLFVIADLHLGHANIIRYCSRPFVYSDCAGMDAVLIRNWNLTVGEDTPVYHVGDLRYGRGAPPVTGYLDQLGGKATFITGNHDDVLPGGVPSAELTFGGRRFFLVHNPDDAPPDFEGWIIHGHHHNNELAQYPFMDFVHRRINVSAEVVGYVPVGIRELDFRIREYEAGHGPRRVLLRYPHVVPEEPAAPSINAEVPGS